One Caldisericota bacterium genomic window, CATGAATTTTAATGGTACTTTTACGCTGTTTCATAAAATTCTTTTTAGAAATGATTTTTGGCTTCTTCCCGAAAATGCAGTATTAATACGGATGTTTCCTGAATCTTTTTTTGTTGATTTTGCACTATTTTGGGGGGCTATTGTTGCAGTAATTAGTGCTAGTATAATATTCCTTGATATTTGGTTGGAAAAAATTTTTCAGAAATAAAACTTATCTTTTATTTTTATAGCAGTTTATCTTTCTTTGCCGCACACTCTATTTTAATAACTTGCCTAACTTAAAATTTGAAGATATACAAAAAACTGAGATTACTATGGACTTATTCTTGAGAGACAATTATAAAAAGATCTTTACAATCTAAGGAGATTTGAGCGCTCTTTCATTTTTTTCTTTACGATATCCATATCTAAAGGAACTGTTCTTAGTAGCGGAATCCAAAGTATAGCACATGGTATCCAGAAAAGGGTGGCGATAATAAGTGTGGAGGAAAAGCCGTATCTATCGGCGAGAATTCCTCCAATGAAAGGGCCAATACCTCCCCCTATGATATCTGTAAGATTGGCAACAGAAAAAATTGTTCCGCGATTTTCAGGTACATTTGTATCTAAAAGAATAGCTCTGGCATTAGGACTGGCTATAGATGGAATAATTGCTCCGAGACTTCCAATAAAAAAGATTGGTAAAGTCTGGTAAAAAACAGGGGGAGAGGGAGTTTGATATTTTATAGCGCCAATAATGAACGGTATACCTAAAAGAATTGAAAATATACAGAGTATTGTACGGTATACAATTCTTTTTTTGCACAAATAATCGCCTAAATATCCTCCCATAACATTTCCAACTACTCTTATTCCAATAAAGCTCATCATAAGTGCGGTAGCCAGTGTAACGGAAAATTCTTTTTCTTGTGCAAAAAATGTTATAACCCAGCTTGAAAGTATCCCGAATGGCAAGCATCCAAAGAAACTCTGTAGGTTTAAAAAGAGATTCGTTTTTATAGTTATAGCTTTTTTAAAATCAGATAATTTTGCCGTATAGTCATAAATGGCTCCCGATTCTAACAGCTCTTTAACTTCTGCTTCCCCTTCCCCTCTTTTTGGTTCTTTCACAAAACGGTAGAACAAAGGAAGTAAGAAGAGATTTGGTATGGAGATAATAATAAAGGCGTATCTCCAATTGAATCTTGGCCCGATGATCCCGGCTATGCCTGCCCCAAATAGATATCCAACCCCGGTTGCAAATAGGAGCCACCCATTCCCCTTCCCTCTCTCTTTAGAAGGAAAATAATCGCCAAGCAAAGACAAAGACACTGGTAGTATCATGCCAATCCCCAAACCTGTTGCTGCCCTTATGGTAAAGAGCTGAGCATAATTATTTACAAATGCGGTTAGAAAACAAGGAATCTCGCCCATTAAAGTTCCTATTAGAAGGAGCTTTTTCCGTGAATATTTGTCTGTTAAATATCCCCATAGTAGAGTTGCCAGTGCTCCAATTATGATGAAAACCGAACTTACAATTCCCATTTGAGCATGTGTTATCCCAAATTCTTTTTCAATCAGAAGATAGTTAGGAATTAGTGCCGCTTGATCTGCAGTTAAAAAGATAGTTATAAGTATAAGAAATACGAACCCGATATTATTTTTTTTCATTTCTTATTCTTCTTTCTGTTTTTTCAGTACCCTTTTTTAAAGTAAATTTTTTATAGGGATTTTTTTGGCTACTTTCTCAATATTTCTTTTATACTTGCTACAAAGTTATGTACATCTGCTTTGGTTGTATTAAAGGAAGTCATCCATCTTATTTCTCCTCTTTCTTCATTCCATACGTAGAAAAAGGATTTTTTCTGTAGACTGGAAATATATTTTTTGGGTATAATAGCAAAAATTCCATTTGCTTCAACTGGTTGAGTGATTTTTATTTTATCTATTTTTCTTATTTCTTTTTCTAAAATCTTTGCCATCTCATTTGCGCGAGTTGCATTCTTTAGCCAGAGGGCATTGGACAAGTATTCTATAAATTGCGCAGAGATATAGCGCATTTTAGAAAAAAGTTGTGCTCCTTGTTTTCTTATGAATTTAAAATTTTCCGATATTTCTTTATTAAAGAAGAGAACTGCTTCACCGAGCAGCATGCCGTTTTTTGTGCCACCAAAGGAAAGAATGTCCACACCTGTATCTGTTGTAAACTTTCTAAAACTCATATTCAACGAAGCTGCTGCATTTGCAATTCTTGCGCCATCCATATGAAGAAGCATATTGTGTTTATGGGTAAAGTTTGCTATCTCTTCAATCTCTTTTTTCTTATATACAGTGCCCATTTCGGTGCTTTGAGTAATTGACACAACCCTTGGTTGCGAATGGTGAGCATCGTCTATTCCGTGCATAAGTTTTTTTATTTCAGCTACTGTGATTTTTCCGTTTGTGGTTGGAATAGCGATGAGCTTACATCCCGTGAATTTCTCAGGAGCTCCGCACTCATCCGTGTTTATATGTGCTGTTTCTGCTGTAATAATGGAATTGAATGAGTTAGTAACGGCTTTTAATCCAAGTACATTTGCTCCAGTACCCGTAAGCGTGAAATACACCTCGATATTTTTTCCAAAATGCTCTTTAAATTTTTCTACAGCTTTTTCAGTGTAGGGATCATCTCCATAGGCAACGTAGTCTCCTTGATTTGCATTTCTTATTGCTTTTAAGATACGTGGGTGGACAGGCGCGTTATTATCGCTTGCAAATGATTTTTTAGCCAACATGATAGCCTCCTAGACCTTTTATCTATGGTATGATAATATAGTGTTGTAGTCAAGAGTAAAATGTATTTCAAAACGATAAACAATTTTCATTCTGACAAGTTGACTTTAAGGCGAATTCATTCATAATATAAGTTGGGTTCGGATTTTAAGCAAAAATAATCAAAGGAGGAAATAATTTATATGGAACAGTTAAAAACATTTTTGCAGATTACATTTTATAATAATACCATTGCAAAATATTTTTCGGTTTTATTGATTTTTCTAGTAGCTGTGTTTGCGATAAAAATGGTTGATAAGTTTATATTGCAAAGATTAGAAACGAAAGCAAAAAAGACAAAAAACATTCTGGACGATTTGATTATAATTTTATTTAGAAAATCTATTCCTATGTTTTATATAGTAGTTTTGTACGCAAGCATTTCTGCGCTTACTTTGAGTGACAGTATGAAAGTTCTTTGTCTTACTTCATTGAAGGTGATTGTTGTATTGTATGTGGTGTATATTCTTTTAAATGCAATAGATTGGGTGGCAGGACAATATATAAAGAAAGAAGGCATCAACGTAAAGGCCAGGTCAGTAAAAGGAATATCAAAATTTGCCAAATTCATTGTGTATGTTTTTGGTTTTTTACTACTCTTAAATAATTTAAACATCAATATATCTACACTGCTTACGGGTCTCGGCATTGGGGGCATTGCAGTGGCCCTTGCTGTTCAATCAGTATTAGGTGATCTTTTTAGTTATTTTACAATTGTTCTTGACAAACCTTTTGAGGAAGGCGATTTTATAGCATTCAGAGATTTTTCCGGGACTGTTGATCGAATAGGGTTAAAATCGACACGAGTTAAAAGTTTAAGCGGCGAAGAAATTATTGTTTCAAATTCAGATCTTACTGGCACAGGCGTTAGAAATTACAGAAGAATGAAGCAAAGAAGAGTAGTTTTCCGTATAGGAGTAGTCTATGAAACGCCACTTGTGCTGCTTAAAGAAATTCCAATTATAATAAAATCCATTATAGACGAAATTGAAAATGCTACATTTGATAGAGCACCTTTTATTTCTTTCGGCGATTTTAGTCTCAATTTTGAAATAGTGTATTATGTCTCTGATAGAGATTATTTAAAATACGTAAATATTCAGAACGAATTCAATCTTAAAATTGTTGAGGAATTTGGAAAAAGAGGCATTAGCTTTGCATATCCCACTCAAGTTATTTATATGGGCAAAAATGATGGCAAATAAATGCTCTGAACATATTTTTAAATTGAGTTTTTTATGAATTTAATTATAATGGAAATATGAAATATCTAGCACTTTATCGGAAGTATAGACCTCAGACATTTGAGGAAATGGTTGAGCAGAAAACAGTTGTAAAAATTCTGCAAGAGGCATTGAGGCAGAATAAAGTGGGGCATGCATATCTTTTTGCAGGGCCAAAGGGAAGTGGTAAAACCTCTCTTGCTAGAATCTTTGCAAAGGGTTTAAATTGTGAAAATGGGCCTACCCCAGTACCCTGTATGCAATGCCAGAAATGTCTTACTATTACCAATGGCACTAATTTGGATGTTATCGAAATTGATGCGGCTTCAAATAGAGGTATTAACGAAATAAGAGATTTGAAAGAGAAAGTAAAGTATGTTTCTGTTTCCTCAAAATATAAGGTTTATATCATCGATGAAGTACATATGCTTACTCCGCAGGCATTTAATGCGTTGTTGAAAACATTAGAAGAACCGCCAGAAAACGTGGTTTTTGTTTTTGCTACAACGGCACCTGAAAAGCTTCCAGCAACAATCCTCTCGCGATGCGAACGCTTTTATTTTAAACCAATCTCGATAGAAGGACTTGTACGAAAAATAAAAGAAGTCGCAGAGCTAGAGAATGCAGAGGTTACGGATGGTGGGGCAATGCTTATTGCTCGCTTTTCATCTGGCTCATTACGCAATGCTTTGAGCTTTCTTGATCAATCTATAACAATGTTTGACAAAATCAGCGAAAATGATGTCCGATCACTTATAGGAATTCCAGAGGAAGATGTGTTAAAAAGTCTTTTGTATAACATTATTAACAATGACTCCGGAGGTGTATTACAAATTATTTCCTCGATAGGCGATAGCGGCAAAGATGGTAAAGTATTTATTAATGAATTTCTCATGTATCTTCAGGATCTTATTATGGGTAAAATTCTTGGATTTGAGCATTTGACTGGTAGGAGAGACCAAGAAATTTTAAAGGCAATGAAGGAGCAGGCAAAGTATATTTCTGAGAAAAAACTTG contains:
- a CDS encoding MFS transporter, with amino-acid sequence MKKNNIGFVFLILITIFLTADQAALIPNYLLIEKEFGITHAQMGIVSSVFIIIGALATLLWGYLTDKYSRKKLLLIGTLMGEIPCFLTAFVNNYAQLFTIRAATGLGIGMILPVSLSLLGDYFPSKERGKGNGWLLFATGVGYLFGAGIAGIIGPRFNWRYAFIIISIPNLFLLPLFYRFVKEPKRGEGEAEVKELLESGAIYDYTAKLSDFKKAITIKTNLFLNLQSFFGCLPFGILSSWVITFFAQEKEFSVTLATALMMSFIGIRVVGNVMGGYLGDYLCKKRIVYRTILCIFSILLGIPFIIGAIKYQTPSPPVFYQTLPIFFIGSLGAIIPSIASPNARAILLDTNVPENRGTIFSVANLTDIIGGGIGPFIGGILADRYGFSSTLIIATLFWIPCAILWIPLLRTVPLDMDIVKKKMKERSNLLRL
- a CDS encoding low specificity L-threonine aldolase produces the protein MLAKKSFASDNNAPVHPRILKAIRNANQGDYVAYGDDPYTEKAVEKFKEHFGKNIEVYFTLTGTGANVLGLKAVTNSFNSIITAETAHINTDECGAPEKFTGCKLIAIPTTNGKITVAEIKKLMHGIDDAHHSQPRVVSITQSTEMGTVYKKKEIEEIANFTHKHNMLLHMDGARIANAAASLNMSFRKFTTDTGVDILSFGGTKNGMLLGEAVLFFNKEISENFKFIRKQGAQLFSKMRYISAQFIEYLSNALWLKNATRANEMAKILEKEIRKIDKIKITQPVEANGIFAIIPKKYISSLQKKSFFYVWNEERGEIRWMTSFNTTKADVHNFVASIKEILRK
- a CDS encoding mechanosensitive ion channel family protein; translated protein: MEQLKTFLQITFYNNTIAKYFSVLLIFLVAVFAIKMVDKFILQRLETKAKKTKNILDDLIIILFRKSIPMFYIVVLYASISALTLSDSMKVLCLTSLKVIVVLYVVYILLNAIDWVAGQYIKKEGINVKARSVKGISKFAKFIVYVFGFLLLLNNLNINISTLLTGLGIGGIAVALAVQSVLGDLFSYFTIVLDKPFEEGDFIAFRDFSGTVDRIGLKSTRVKSLSGEEIIVSNSDLTGTGVRNYRRMKQRRVVFRIGVVYETPLVLLKEIPIIIKSIIDEIENATFDRAPFISFGDFSLNFEIVYYVSDRDYLKYVNIQNEFNLKIVEEFGKRGISFAYPTQVIYMGKNDGK
- the dnaX gene encoding DNA polymerase III subunit gamma/tau, producing the protein MKYLALYRKYRPQTFEEMVEQKTVVKILQEALRQNKVGHAYLFAGPKGSGKTSLARIFAKGLNCENGPTPVPCMQCQKCLTITNGTNLDVIEIDAASNRGINEIRDLKEKVKYVSVSSKYKVYIIDEVHMLTPQAFNALLKTLEEPPENVVFVFATTAPEKLPATILSRCERFYFKPISIEGLVRKIKEVAELENAEVTDGGAMLIARFSSGSLRNALSFLDQSITMFDKISENDVRSLIGIPEEDVLKSLLYNIINNDSGGVLQIISSIGDSGKDGKVFINEFLMYLQDLIMGKILGFEHLTGRRDQEILKAMKEQAKYISEKKLVKISFIFANALNDLKFFPDPFFPIQLSALSCIDEEAAVISESGEEEKLIINGKLEVEEKNKPEEKVPIEGSDTLGVVRGHWDEIVREVKKESPALAAMLTRVMPAELKEDLLTLIPEKKFYIEMLNKPGNIDILKRVLKKVLLKEFRVSFASPKEEKIFDKKEEIKKAEDVEEVKLIKEEFDGVVTDVAQVKEDGHNEKHE